In a genomic window of Streptomyces katrae:
- a CDS encoding sigma-70 family RNA polymerase sigma factor, whose translation MSTQHTAELVAAARAGDPRAQDELVGVHLPLVYNIVGRALNGSVDVDDVVQDTMLRALDGLGTLRADENFRSWLVAIAMNRIRAHWQSRSGVPGASGLEAAQDIADPGADFADLTVVRLQLSGQRRETARATRWLEPDDRALLSLWWLECAGELTRADVAAALELTPQHTAVRVQRMKAQLESARVVERALEAQPPCEQIRAMTGTWDGRPSPLWRKRIARHARECLRCSGLWNGLMPAEGLLAGLALVPVAAALMTGVRAAVTANAAPVAFADAATQLNPVVSGPGRAARRKGGDTGAGDPSGGRGAQRKRRQNRRRAIGGAVIAACVAGGGLVYLTTTPGEKGVEAGGATSASPLAALSAPDTASAQPSGSPSASPSGSASPSPSASPSPSASPSPSEGSPKSSAPAPGPTRSNPPKPAPPAPAPAPAGVVGQVIALVNSERAAAGCGPVKEDAQLDRAAQGHSDDMARRGFFDHTNPDGADPGDRTTAAGYRWSTYGENIARGQQTAQDVMDSWMKSPGHRANILNCSFKDIGVGMHPGAGGPWWTQNFGARG comes from the coding sequence ATGAGTACACAGCACACGGCAGAGCTGGTGGCAGCGGCCCGCGCGGGCGACCCCCGTGCGCAGGACGAGCTGGTCGGCGTCCACCTGCCGCTCGTCTACAACATCGTCGGCCGGGCCCTGAACGGTTCCGTGGACGTGGACGACGTGGTGCAGGACACCATGCTGCGGGCGCTCGACGGCCTGGGCACCCTGCGTGCGGACGAGAACTTCCGGTCCTGGCTGGTGGCCATCGCCATGAACCGCATACGGGCGCACTGGCAGTCCCGCAGTGGCGTCCCGGGCGCCAGTGGTCTGGAAGCGGCCCAGGACATCGCCGACCCCGGCGCCGACTTCGCCGACCTGACGGTGGTCAGGCTCCAGCTGTCGGGGCAGCGCCGGGAGACGGCCCGCGCCACGCGCTGGCTGGAGCCCGACGACCGGGCGCTGCTGTCGCTGTGGTGGCTGGAGTGCGCCGGTGAGCTGACCCGGGCCGACGTGGCGGCGGCCCTGGAGCTGACCCCGCAGCACACGGCGGTGCGGGTGCAGCGGATGAAGGCACAGCTGGAATCGGCGCGGGTGGTGGAGCGGGCCCTGGAGGCGCAGCCGCCGTGTGAGCAGATACGGGCGATGACGGGCACCTGGGACGGCCGGCCCTCGCCGCTGTGGCGCAAGCGCATCGCCCGGCACGCCCGGGAGTGCCTGCGCTGCTCCGGGCTGTGGAACGGTCTGATGCCGGCGGAGGGGCTGCTGGCCGGGCTGGCGCTGGTCCCGGTGGCGGCGGCGCTCATGACGGGCGTACGTGCCGCGGTGACGGCGAACGCCGCCCCGGTGGCCTTCGCCGACGCGGCGACGCAGCTGAACCCGGTGGTGTCCGGTCCGGGCAGGGCGGCCCGGCGCAAGGGCGGGGACACCGGTGCGGGTGACCCGTCCGGCGGCCGGGGGGCGCAGCGCAAGCGGCGTCAGAACCGCCGCCGGGCGATCGGCGGGGCGGTGATCGCCGCGTGCGTGGCGGGCGGCGGTCTGGTCTACCTGACGACGACGCCCGGCGAGAAGGGCGTCGAGGCGGGCGGTGCGACCTCCGCCTCGCCCCTGGCCGCGCTCTCCGCGCCCGACACGGCCTCCGCGCAGCCCTCCGGCTCCCCTTCGGCCTCGCCTTCCGGTTCGGCCTCGCCCTCCCCCTCGGCCTCGCCCTCCCCCTCGGCCTCGCCGTCGCCGTCCGAGGGCAGCCCGAAGTCCTCGGCCCCGGCGCCCGGGCCGACCCGCAGCAACCCGCCCAAGCCCGCGCCGCCCGCGCCCGCGCCCGCCCCGGCGGGGGTGGTCGGGCAGGTGATCGCCCTGGTCAACTCCGAGCGCGCGGCGGCCGGCTGCGGTCCGGTCAAGGAGGACGCGCAGCTGGACAGGGCCGCGCAGGGCCACTCCGACGACATGGCGCGGCGGGGCTTCTTCGACCACACCAACCCCGACGGCGCGGACCCGGGCGACCGGACGACGGCCGCCGGGTACCGCTGGTCCACCTACGGCGAGAACATCGCCAGGGGGCAGCAGACGGCGCAGGACGTGATGGACTCGTGGATGAAGAGCCCGGGCCACCGGGCGAACATCCTCAACTGCTCCTTCAAGGACATCGGTGTCGGCATGCACCCGGGGGCCGGCGGCCCGTGGTGGACGCAGAACTTCGGCGCGCGCGGCTGA
- a CDS encoding DEAD/DEAH box helicase has product MPRKELRPHQREAVDAVVRALQLPADGRVPAQGLRTQVIMATGSGKSLVAVRSSEELRAGRVLVLVPSLDLLVQTVAAWREGGRTGRALAVCSLRGEDVGVPTTTDPRVLARWSARPLERVTVFATYASLGLGTIERAHLAGLPSWDLVVVDEAHRTSGRIGKPWAVVHDNARIPSLRRLYMTATPRVWRDGEEADEEEEEQGGGREPRGRGELVASMEDDPEGPFGSRCHTLSLSEAIDRGICAPYRVVCVDVSDPGFQSAVLLGADGRSDRVRGMRLAALQAALVKAAADQGFRRTLVFHHLTKEAEAFAAGLPAVAARMRAASRSPRPVYPRTVWADWLCGQHTAAHRRRVLDAFAADRVADKAFLGSVRVLGEGVDTKECDSVFWADVRGSMPDLVQAVGRALRIRPGEGKVASLVVPVLLGPGESPESMLTSRAYGDLARLLEALRAHDSRLVEALAQPQAPSAAAKAPAAAETSAGPGAGARALLSFSTPRDPALLAAFIRLRVLNPEHTRWRRGAEAARVYAATAGDLKVPFAFRVPADREEWPSALAGFPLGQWIADARRTYRRGALGRERMRELDELGMVWSHFDVAFEEGLAAARAWAAEHGHLLPPVDATWHGVPVGVWMKNNRAAARREGPGALSQERRDALEAIDPAWCPAWDIGWQRGFQLTRAHLDAGGTVPSGPGQVVVQGEDLGLWVRAQRLGWERLAFAQRWLLEHTLGLAPAAEEERPPPRLSHAEAWAAHLEAARRFHAREGHLRVPRPHVERVGGQELRLGSWIANQRSRAARLAPERVAALTALGMRWQASSG; this is encoded by the coding sequence GTGCCGAGGAAGGAGCTGCGGCCCCATCAGCGCGAGGCAGTCGACGCCGTCGTGCGCGCCCTCCAGCTGCCCGCCGACGGCCGGGTGCCCGCGCAGGGGCTGCGGACCCAGGTGATCATGGCCACCGGGTCCGGGAAGTCCCTGGTAGCCGTGCGCTCCTCCGAGGAGCTGCGGGCCGGCCGGGTCCTGGTCCTGGTGCCCTCCCTCGACCTGCTCGTGCAGACCGTCGCCGCCTGGCGGGAGGGCGGCCGCACCGGGCGGGCACTGGCGGTGTGCTCGCTGCGCGGCGAGGACGTGGGGGTGCCCACCACCACCGATCCGCGCGTCCTGGCCCGCTGGAGCGCCCGGCCGCTGGAGCGGGTGACGGTGTTCGCCACGTACGCCTCGCTGGGCCTGGGCACCATCGAGCGGGCGCACCTGGCCGGGCTGCCGTCCTGGGACCTGGTCGTGGTGGACGAGGCGCACCGGACCTCGGGCCGGATCGGCAAGCCCTGGGCGGTGGTGCACGACAACGCGCGGATCCCCTCCCTGCGCCGGCTGTACATGACCGCCACGCCCCGGGTGTGGCGCGACGGCGAAGAGGCCGACGAGGAGGAAGAGGAGCAGGGCGGCGGCCGGGAGCCGCGGGGGCGGGGCGAGCTGGTCGCCTCGATGGAGGACGATCCCGAGGGGCCGTTCGGCTCCCGCTGCCACACCCTGTCGCTGTCCGAGGCCATCGACCGGGGCATCTGCGCCCCGTACCGGGTGGTGTGCGTGGACGTCAGCGATCCCGGGTTCCAGTCGGCCGTGCTGCTGGGGGCGGACGGGCGGTCGGACCGGGTGCGCGGGATGCGGCTCGCGGCGCTCCAGGCGGCGCTGGTGAAGGCCGCGGCGGACCAGGGCTTCCGGCGGACGCTGGTGTTCCACCACCTGACGAAGGAGGCGGAGGCCTTCGCCGCGGGGCTGCCGGCGGTCGCGGCGCGGATGCGGGCGGCGAGCCGGAGCCCGCGGCCGGTGTACCCGCGGACGGTGTGGGCGGACTGGCTGTGCGGGCAGCACACGGCGGCGCACCGGCGGCGGGTGCTGGACGCGTTCGCCGCGGACCGGGTGGCGGACAAGGCCTTCCTCGGCAGCGTCCGGGTGCTCGGCGAGGGGGTGGACACCAAGGAGTGCGACTCCGTCTTCTGGGCGGACGTCCGCGGTTCCATGCCGGATCTGGTGCAGGCGGTCGGGCGGGCGCTGCGGATCCGGCCGGGTGAGGGCAAGGTGGCCTCGCTGGTGGTGCCCGTGCTGCTGGGGCCGGGCGAGTCGCCGGAGTCGATGCTGACCTCGCGGGCGTACGGGGACCTCGCACGGCTCCTGGAGGCCCTGCGGGCGCACGATTCCCGGCTGGTGGAGGCCCTGGCCCAGCCGCAGGCCCCGAGCGCGGCGGCGAAGGCCCCGGCGGCGGCCGAGACCTCGGCCGGGCCCGGTGCGGGGGCGCGGGCCCTGCTGAGCTTTTCCACGCCGCGCGATCCTGCGCTGCTGGCGGCCTTCATCCGGCTGCGGGTGCTCAACCCCGAGCACACCCGGTGGCGGCGCGGGGCGGAGGCGGCCCGGGTCTACGCGGCGACGGCCGGGGACCTGAAGGTGCCGTTCGCGTTCAGGGTTCCGGCGGACCGGGAGGAGTGGCCGTCCGCCCTGGCGGGGTTCCCGCTCGGCCAGTGGATCGCGGACGCGCGGCGCACCTACCGGCGCGGCGCGCTGGGGCGGGAGCGGATGCGGGAGCTGGACGAACTCGGCATGGTGTGGAGCCATTTCGACGTGGCCTTCGAGGAAGGGCTCGCGGCGGCCCGTGCCTGGGCTGCGGAGCACGGGCACCTGCTGCCGCCGGTGGACGCCACCTGGCACGGGGTGCCGGTCGGGGTGTGGATGAAGAACAACCGGGCCGCCGCGCGCCGCGAGGGCCCGGGCGCGCTCTCGCAGGAGCGCCGGGACGCGCTGGAGGCCATCGACCCGGCCTGGTGTCCGGCCTGGGACATCGGCTGGCAGCGCGGCTTCCAGCTGACCCGGGCCCATCTGGACGCGGGCGGCACCGTTCCGTCCGGACCGGGGCAGGTGGTGGTGCAGGGCGAGGACCTGGGGCTGTGGGTGCGGGCCCAGCGGCTGGGCTGGGAGCGGCTTGCCTTTGCGCAGCGGTGGCTGCTGGAGCACACACTGGGGCTGGCCCCGGCCGCGGAGGAGGAACGGCCGCCGCCGCGGCTCAGCCACGCCGAGGCCTGGGCCGCGCACCTGGAGGCGGCCCGCCGCTTCCACGCCCGCGAGGGACACCTGCGGGTGCCGCGGCCCCATGTGGAGCGGGTGGGCGGGCAGGAGCTGCGGCTGGGCTCGTGGATCGCCAACCAGCGCTCCCGGGCGGCGCGCCTGGCGCCGGAGCGGGTGGCCGCGCTGACGGCCCTGGGGATGCGCTGGCAGGCCTCGTCGGGCTGA
- the melC2 gene encoding tyrosinase MelC2 — MTVRKNQATLTAEEKRAFTNALLELKRTGRYDRFVTTHNGFIMSDTDSGDRVGHRSPSFLPWHRRFLLEFEAALQAVDKSVSIPYWDWTADRTTRSSLWAADFLGGTGRARDGQVMDGPFAYATGKWEVSVRVDGRSYLRRALGEGVAQLPTRAEVDAVLAMPVYDMAPWNSASNGFRNNLEGWRGANLHNRVHVWVGGQMATGVSPNDPVFWMHHAFIDKLWSDWQAKHPDSPYLPAAGTPNVVDLRDTMRPWNDVTPADMLDHRKFYAFDTEPASAARQR; from the coding sequence ATGACCGTGCGCAAGAACCAGGCCACGCTGACCGCCGAGGAGAAGCGCGCCTTCACCAACGCGCTGCTCGAACTCAAGCGCACCGGCCGCTACGACCGCTTCGTGACGACCCACAACGGGTTCATCATGAGCGACACGGACTCGGGCGACCGCGTCGGCCACCGCTCCCCCTCCTTTCTCCCCTGGCACCGCCGCTTCCTCCTCGAGTTCGAGGCGGCTCTTCAGGCGGTGGACAAGAGCGTTTCGATCCCGTACTGGGACTGGACCGCCGACCGCACCACCCGTTCCTCCCTCTGGGCCGCCGACTTCCTCGGCGGCACCGGCCGGGCCCGCGACGGACAGGTGATGGACGGCCCGTTCGCGTACGCGACCGGCAAGTGGGAGGTGTCGGTCCGCGTCGACGGCCGCTCCTACCTGCGCCGTGCGCTCGGCGAGGGCGTGGCGCAGCTGCCGACGCGCGCCGAGGTGGACGCGGTGCTCGCGATGCCGGTCTACGACATGGCCCCGTGGAACAGCGCCTCGAACGGCTTCCGCAACAACCTGGAGGGCTGGCGCGGCGCCAACCTGCACAACCGGGTGCACGTGTGGGTCGGCGGCCAGATGGCCACCGGGGTCTCGCCGAACGACCCGGTGTTCTGGATGCACCACGCCTTCATCGACAAGCTGTGGTCCGACTGGCAGGCGAAGCACCCCGACTCGCCGTACCTGCCGGCCGCCGGCACCCCGAACGTCGTCGACCTGCGCGACACCATGCGCCCCTGGAACGACGTGACCCCGGCCGACATGCTCGACCACCGGAAGTTCTACGCCTTCGACACCGAGCCCGCCTCCGCCGCCCGCCAGCGGTAG
- a CDS encoding cation:dicarboxylate symporter family transporter: MAARRDRTHYLYIAVIAAVLLGIVVGFAAPGTAVELKPLGTGFVNLIKMMISPVIFCTIVLGIGSVRKAAKVGAVGGLALGYFMVMSTVALAIGLVVGNLLEPGSGLHLTEAARHAGEAQAKAGGAQSTPEFLLGIIPTTLVSAFTGGQVLQTLLVALLCGFALQAMGPAGEPVLRGIGHVQKLVFRVLAMIMWAAPVGAFGAIAAVVGATGVDALKSLAVIMIGFYTTCLIFVVVVLGTLLRLCTGVSIFALLRYLGREFLLILSTSSSESALPRLIAKMEHLGVSRPVTGITVPTGYSFNLDGTAIYLTMSSLFVAEAMGKPLALGEQVSLLLFMIVASKGAAGVTGAGLATLAGGLQSHRPELVDGVGLIVGIDRFMSEARALTNFAGNAVATVLIGTWTKEFDRERAAEVLAGRLPFDESVLVDDGHAPAPTDPPAALPGPAAGPKDGVPV, encoded by the coding sequence GTGGCCGCCAGACGCGACAGAACCCATTACCTCTACATCGCGGTGATCGCCGCGGTGCTGCTCGGCATCGTCGTCGGCTTCGCCGCGCCCGGTACCGCGGTCGAGCTGAAGCCGCTGGGCACCGGCTTCGTCAACCTCATCAAGATGATGATCTCGCCGGTGATCTTCTGCACGATCGTGCTGGGGATCGGCTCGGTCCGCAAGGCCGCCAAGGTGGGCGCCGTCGGCGGTCTCGCCCTCGGCTATTTCATGGTGATGTCCACGGTGGCCCTGGCCATCGGGCTCGTCGTCGGGAACCTGCTGGAGCCCGGCAGCGGGCTGCACCTGACGGAGGCGGCCCGGCACGCGGGCGAGGCCCAGGCCAAGGCGGGCGGGGCGCAGAGCACGCCGGAGTTCCTGCTGGGGATCATCCCGACCACCCTGGTCTCGGCCTTCACCGGCGGCCAGGTGCTCCAGACGCTGCTGGTGGCGCTGCTGTGCGGGTTCGCGCTCCAGGCGATGGGACCGGCGGGAGAGCCGGTGCTGCGCGGGATCGGGCACGTGCAGAAGCTGGTGTTCCGGGTGCTGGCGATGATCATGTGGGCGGCGCCGGTGGGTGCGTTCGGGGCGATCGCGGCGGTGGTCGGGGCGACCGGTGTCGACGCGCTGAAGTCCCTGGCCGTGATCATGATCGGCTTCTACACCACCTGCCTGATCTTCGTGGTCGTGGTCCTGGGCACGCTGCTGCGGCTGTGCACGGGCGTCAGCATCTTCGCGCTGCTGCGCTACCTGGGACGGGAGTTCCTGCTGATCCTGTCCACCTCCTCCTCGGAGTCGGCGCTGCCGCGGCTGATCGCGAAGATGGAGCACCTGGGCGTCTCCCGACCGGTCACCGGGATCACCGTGCCCACGGGCTACTCCTTCAACCTGGACGGCACGGCCATCTACCTGACGATGTCCTCGCTGTTCGTCGCGGAGGCCATGGGCAAGCCCCTGGCCCTGGGCGAGCAGGTCTCGCTGCTGCTCTTCATGATCGTGGCCTCCAAGGGCGCGGCCGGGGTCACCGGGGCGGGACTGGCCACCCTCGCCGGGGGGCTCCAGTCGCACCGGCCGGAACTGGTCGACGGGGTGGGCCTGATCGTGGGCATCGACCGCTTCATGAGCGAGGCGCGGGCCCTGACGAACTTCGCGGGCAACGCGGTCGCCACGGTCCTCATCGGCACGTGGACCAAGGAGTTCGACCGGGAACGGGCCGCGGAAGTCCTCGCGGGGCGGCTGCCCTTCGACGAGTCCGTGCTCGTGGACGACGGCCACGCCCCCGCCCCCACGGATCCCCCGGCCGCCCTCCCCGGCCCCGCGGCGGGCCCCAAGGACGGTGTGCCGGTCTGA
- the melC1 gene encoding apotyrosinase chaperone MelC1, translating into MNKITRRQALGTTAGALTVLGIAGATAHAAATDSRAAATTPAGTVDEVYMGRRIQISPASGGGHHGGHHGGAGTPSVRIDGRELHVMQNADGTWISVVNHYETFADPTSLARAAVRELQGSQLAPMQMGGM; encoded by the coding sequence ATGAACAAGATCACCCGCCGGCAGGCCCTGGGCACCACCGCCGGCGCTCTCACCGTCCTCGGCATCGCAGGCGCCACCGCGCACGCCGCCGCCACCGACTCCCGCGCCGCGGCCACCACCCCGGCCGGCACGGTCGACGAGGTGTACATGGGCCGGCGCATCCAGATATCGCCCGCCTCGGGCGGCGGACACCACGGCGGCCACCACGGCGGCGCCGGAACGCCCAGCGTCCGGATAGACGGCCGCGAGCTGCACGTCATGCAGAACGCCGACGGGACCTGGATCAGCGTGGTCAACCACTACGAGACCTTCGCCGACCCGACCTCGCTGGCCCGTGCCGCCGTACGCGAGCTCCAGGGCTCCCAGCTGGCCCCGATGCAGATGGGCGGCATGTGA
- a CDS encoding glutamate decarboxylase, translating to MALHQTKDTRTEDTDTDVFASALSGQVLPKYRMPEDHASSEVVYSLLRNELLLDGNAAQNLATFCTTWSDDGVHRLMNECLDKNMIDKDEYPQTAEIEARCVNILADLWNAPAGTTGTGCSTTGSSEAAMLGGLALKWRWRARRKAEGEPADRPNLVCGPVQICWEKFARYFDVELRQVPLEPGATGLRPHQLAAHVDENTIGVVAILGVTYTCDYEPVAELAAALDRIQEEHGWDVPVHVDAASGGFVAPFLHPDVVWDFRLPRVASVNTSGHKYGLAPLGVGWIVWRTADLLPAELVFDVDYLGGDMPTFALNFSRPGGEVIAQYYLFLRLGRAGYRRVQQACADTAQYLAGEIAGLGPFTLLYDGRGALPAVSYTLADPGGAGFSLYDLSDRLRMRGWQVPSYPLPADREETVIQRVLIRHGVTRDQIALLVEDIRRAVAHLRAVPQLTPATPSRSGFHH from the coding sequence ATGGCTCTTCATCAGACGAAGGACACGCGCACCGAGGACACCGACACGGACGTCTTCGCGTCCGCCCTGAGCGGCCAGGTCCTCCCCAAGTACCGGATGCCCGAGGACCACGCGTCCTCCGAAGTGGTCTACTCGCTCCTGCGCAACGAGCTCCTGCTCGACGGCAACGCCGCCCAGAACCTCGCCACCTTCTGCACCACCTGGTCGGACGACGGCGTGCACCGGCTGATGAACGAGTGCCTCGACAAGAACATGATCGACAAGGACGAGTACCCGCAGACCGCCGAGATCGAGGCCCGCTGCGTCAACATCCTGGCCGACCTCTGGAACGCCCCGGCCGGCACCACCGGCACCGGCTGCTCCACCACCGGCTCCAGCGAGGCCGCCATGCTCGGCGGACTCGCCCTCAAATGGCGCTGGCGGGCCCGCCGCAAGGCCGAGGGCGAACCCGCGGACCGCCCCAACCTGGTCTGCGGGCCGGTCCAGATCTGCTGGGAGAAGTTCGCCCGCTATTTCGACGTCGAACTCCGCCAGGTCCCCCTGGAACCCGGCGCCACCGGCCTGCGACCCCACCAGCTCGCCGCCCACGTGGACGAGAACACCATCGGCGTCGTCGCCATCCTCGGCGTCACCTACACCTGCGACTACGAACCCGTCGCCGAGCTCGCCGCCGCCCTCGACCGGATCCAGGAGGAGCACGGCTGGGACGTCCCCGTCCACGTCGACGCCGCCAGCGGGGGCTTCGTCGCCCCCTTCCTCCACCCCGACGTGGTCTGGGACTTCCGGCTGCCGCGCGTGGCCTCGGTCAACACCTCCGGCCACAAGTACGGGCTCGCGCCGCTGGGCGTCGGCTGGATCGTGTGGCGCACCGCCGACCTGCTCCCCGCCGAGCTGGTCTTCGACGTGGACTACCTCGGCGGCGACATGCCCACCTTCGCCCTCAACTTCTCCCGCCCCGGCGGCGAGGTCATCGCCCAGTACTACCTCTTCCTGCGCCTGGGCCGGGCCGGCTACCGCCGTGTCCAGCAGGCCTGCGCCGACACGGCGCAGTACCTGGCCGGCGAGATCGCCGGGCTGGGCCCCTTCACCCTGCTCTACGACGGCCGGGGCGCCCTGCCCGCCGTCTCCTACACCCTCGCCGATCCGGGCGGGGCCGGGTTCAGCCTCTACGACCTCTCCGACCGGCTGCGGATGCGCGGCTGGCAGGTGCCCTCGTACCCGCTCCCCGCCGACCGCGAGGAGACCGTCATCCAGCGCGTCCTGATCCGGCACGGGGTGACCCGCGACCAGATCGCCCTGCTGGTCGAGGACATCCGCCGGGCCGTGGCCCACCTGCGCGCGGTCCCGCAGCTCACCCCGGCCACCCCCAGCCGCTCGGGCTTCCACCACTGA
- a CDS encoding sensor histidine kinase, whose protein sequence is MQVLLVALVVAGCAVFAYATARGQAEDAARRQAGAVARAVADSPSVRTAVRDAARAGTDPTGALQPYAEQVRADAGVDFVTIMAPDGRRWTHPDPRRIGERYLGNTARALRGETFSETYTGTLGPSIRVITPLTGPGGDVVGLVSAGITVRAISARLAQQLTALAWVAAGALALGGVGTYVVNARLRRHTHGLDAAGLSRMYDYHQAALHGVREGLLLLDGHRRITLINDAGRELLGLSGEVTGAGVDALGLPAPLTGALLADRPRVDEVHLTAERVLVVNSAPVAGGGRRGTVVTLRDHTELQALTGELDHERGFTQALRSQAHEAANRLHTVVSLIELGRSEEAVEFATAELELAQALTDEVVTAVGEPVLVALLLGKAAQAHERGIELHVTPDSGAIEAGPGLPPARDLVTVLGNLVDNALDALTGVPGGRIAVTVRRDADGLLLRVADNGPGLPEGVDVFRRGWSGKGEGRGLGLALVRQVAHRHGGSVEAGDAPAGGAAFTARLPLPPADRPAPPDGPPGRAGAEGVPAAYRVARPPVGGGAV, encoded by the coding sequence ATGCAGGTGCTGCTCGTCGCCCTCGTCGTCGCCGGCTGCGCGGTCTTCGCTTACGCGACCGCCCGCGGCCAGGCCGAGGACGCCGCCCGGCGCCAGGCCGGGGCCGTGGCCCGGGCCGTCGCCGACTCACCGTCCGTGCGGACGGCCGTACGGGACGCGGCGCGCGCGGGAACGGACCCCACGGGCGCGCTCCAGCCGTACGCCGAGCAGGTGCGTGCGGACGCCGGGGTGGACTTCGTGACGATCATGGCCCCCGACGGGCGGCGCTGGACCCACCCCGACCCGCGGCGCATCGGCGAGCGCTACCTCGGCAACACCGCCCGGGCACTGCGCGGCGAGACCTTCAGCGAGACCTACACCGGCACCCTCGGCCCGTCCATCCGCGTGATCACCCCGCTGACCGGGCCGGGCGGTGACGTCGTCGGCCTGGTCAGCGCCGGGATCACGGTCCGGGCCATCAGCGCCAGGCTCGCCCAGCAGCTGACCGCCCTCGCCTGGGTGGCGGCGGGGGCGCTGGCACTCGGCGGCGTCGGCACGTACGTGGTCAACGCCCGGCTGCGCCGCCACACCCACGGGCTGGACGCCGCCGGGCTGAGCCGGATGTACGACTACCACCAGGCGGCCCTGCACGGGGTGCGGGAGGGGCTGCTGCTGCTCGACGGCCACCGCAGGATCACCCTGATCAACGACGCGGGCCGGGAACTCCTGGGCCTGTCCGGGGAGGTCACCGGCGCCGGCGTGGACGCCCTCGGGCTGCCCGCCCCGCTCACCGGTGCCCTGCTCGCCGACCGGCCCCGGGTGGACGAGGTGCACCTGACGGCGGAGCGGGTGCTGGTGGTCAACAGCGCGCCGGTGGCGGGCGGCGGCCGCCGCGGGACGGTGGTCACCCTGCGGGACCACACCGAACTCCAGGCCCTCACCGGGGAGCTGGACCACGAACGGGGCTTCACCCAGGCGCTGCGCTCCCAGGCCCACGAGGCGGCCAACCGGCTGCACACCGTGGTCTCCCTCATCGAACTGGGCCGCAGCGAGGAGGCGGTGGAGTTCGCCACCGCCGAACTGGAGCTGGCCCAGGCCCTGACCGACGAGGTGGTCACCGCCGTCGGCGAGCCGGTGCTGGTCGCGCTGCTGCTCGGCAAGGCCGCCCAGGCGCACGAGCGGGGCATCGAGCTGCACGTCACCCCGGACAGCGGCGCGATCGAGGCCGGGCCGGGGCTGCCGCCCGCCCGGGACCTGGTCACCGTCCTCGGCAACCTCGTCGACAACGCCCTCGACGCCCTCACCGGGGTACCGGGCGGCCGGATCGCCGTCACGGTCCGCCGGGACGCCGACGGGCTGCTGCTGCGGGTCGCGGACAACGGGCCCGGGCTGCCGGAGGGCGTGGACGTGTTCCGGCGGGGCTGGTCCGGCAAGGGGGAGGGCCGGGGCCTGGGCCTGGCCCTGGTGCGCCAGGTGGCCCACCGGCACGGGGGCTCGGTGGAGGCCGGCGACGCCCCCGCGGGCGGGGCGGCCTTCACGGCCCGCCTGCCGCTGCCTCCGGCGGACCGCCCGGCCCCGCCCGACGGCCCGCCCGGCCGTGCCGGGGCCGAGGGCGTTCCGGCGGCCTACCGCGTTGCCCGTCCGCCCGTCGGGGGCGGTGCCGTATGA
- a CDS encoding response regulator, protein MSAPVRVLVVEDDPVAADAHALYVGRVPGFTAVAAVHTLAEAGRVLERTRVDLLLLDLTLPDGNGLRFARALRASGHPADVIAVTSARDLAVVRESVSLGVVQYVLKPFAFPTLRERLLRYAEFRAAAGEAVGQDDVDRALAALRAPAAAQLPKGLSAPTLDRVAALLREAPEGLTAAGAAGAAGISRITARRYLEHLVDTGRADRAPRYGQVGRPELHYRWRAAEAGSVSKA, encoded by the coding sequence ATGAGCGCGCCCGTGCGGGTCCTCGTCGTCGAGGACGACCCCGTCGCCGCCGACGCGCACGCGCTCTACGTCGGCCGGGTGCCCGGGTTCACCGCCGTGGCGGCCGTCCACACCCTCGCGGAGGCCGGCCGGGTCCTGGAGCGCACCCGGGTCGACCTGCTGCTGCTCGACCTCACCCTGCCGGACGGCAACGGTCTGCGCTTCGCCCGGGCGCTGCGCGCCTCCGGGCATCCGGCCGACGTGATCGCGGTGACCTCGGCGCGGGACCTGGCCGTGGTCCGCGAGAGCGTCTCCCTGGGTGTCGTCCAGTACGTGCTGAAGCCCTTCGCCTTCCCCACCCTGCGCGAACGCCTGCTGCGCTACGCCGAGTTCCGGGCGGCCGCCGGCGAGGCCGTGGGACAGGACGACGTGGACCGGGCGCTCGCCGCCCTGCGCGCGCCCGCCGCCGCCCAGCTGCCCAAAGGGCTCAGCGCCCCGACCCTGGACCGGGTCGCGGCGCTGCTGCGGGAGGCCCCCGAGGGGCTGACCGCCGCGGGGGCGGCCGGGGCGGCCGGGATCTCGCGGATCACCGCCCGCCGGTACCTGGAGCACCTGGTGGACACCGGCCGTGCGGACCGCGCCCCCCGGTACGGCCAGGTCGGCCGCCCCGAGCTGCACTACCGCTGGCGGGCGGCGGAGGCGGGCTCGGTGTCGAAGGCGTAG